A window of the Falco naumanni isolate bFalNau1 unplaced genomic scaffold, bFalNau1.pat scaffold_117_arrow_pat_ctg1, whole genome shotgun sequence genome harbors these coding sequences:
- the LOC121082005 gene encoding hydrocephalus-inducing protein homolog, whose translation HNADVSLSVQCRAKAGHSSALRQSSSEEDGSLQSPSSQRPVSTAASERKADGRASQSREQHRRDSTSCQGSSISHLHPPLPCVPAQRWLSIGGSTEGGLGCLSCVLPEDLLVAILSERLQLSDCYQGVVFDGLETLFAHNMASALLCLLKAVGNRPHIYVVNLFQDYVSFKARETAAKEQEGREQEEAARRERERLWEMDEDEYDALTAEQKIQLHNQIRQVQRERRQREMEQLARELEEKRRQELERLKEEELKNSEQGKRKTGKDQENALRRESRPGVRQGMNSPTSNTNTSNSQRSEVTKGVVKTRSVRKRLGSVARCTKEDEQKQSKVTLMDAHLAAAAHPTDLEKGETKK comes from the exons GTCACAATGCAGATGTCTCTCTCAGCGTGCAGTGCCGCGCCAAGGCCGGGCACAGCTCAGCGCTGCGCCAGTCCAGCTCTGAGGAGGACGGCAGCCTGCAGTCCCCGAGTTCCCAAAGGCCGGTGAGCACTGCAGCAAGCGAGAGGAAGGCGGATGGCCGTGCATCCCAATCCCGGGAACAGCATCGAAGGGATTCGACAAGCTGCCAG GGCTCCTCCATTTCTCATCTccaccctccccttccctgcgTCCCTGCGCAGCGATGGCTGAGCATCGgtggcagcacagagggagggctgggctgtCTGAGCTGCGTGCTGCCCGAGGACTTGCTGGTGGCCATCCTCTCCGAAAGGCTCCAG CTGAGTGACTGCTACCAGGGCGTGGTGTTTGATGGCCTGGAAACCCTCTTTGCGCACAACATGGCatctgctctcctctgcctgctcaAAGCTGTTGGAAATCGGCCTCACATCTATGTCGTGAACCTGTTCCAGGATTATGTGTCCTTTAAAGCCAGGGAGACAGCTGCAAAAGAGCAGGAAG GACGGGAGCAGGAAGAAGCTGCCCGCAGGGAGAGAGAACGTCTCTGGGAGATGGACGAGGATGAGTATGATGCCCTCACTGCGGAGCAGAAAATTCAGCTTCATAACCAGATACGCCAAGTCCAGCGCGAGAGGAGGCAGAG GGAGATGGAGCAGCTAGCTCGAGAGCTTGAGGAAAAGCGTCGGCAGGAGCTGGAACGCTtgaaggaggaagagctgaagaattctgagcaggggaagagaaagactggaaaagaccAAGAGAATGCTTTGAGGAGGGAAAGCCGGCCTGGTGTCAGGCAG GGCATGAACAGTCCCACCAGCAACACCAACACATCCAACAGCCAGAGGTCGGAGGTCACCAAGGGGGTGGTCAAGACACGATCTGTAAGGAAGCGCCTGGGCTCTGTTGCACGCTGCACAAAGGAAGAtgagcaaaagcagagcaaggtCACCCTGATGGATGCCCACCTGGCAGCGGCTGCACACCCCACAGACCTGGAAAAGGGCGAAACCAAAAAATGA
- the LOC121082006 gene encoding hydrocephalus-inducing protein homolog yields the protein MAPAAGEALKHFVFVVPEGATAEEDKNAATAEEQVAPVRSQSSEEKAAGSWEAAREKQSSSQGRRCLQGLDREGPVSSPGAHQSGEDTVPSPPRHVRLSSCRWIVPARGEVELKVHFSSTVLGQFEQTLRFEILGTKRLYQLPCRGTCLYPTISQDPRLVFPHRRKSKADDDIVFKQYVTETGVFHFGPLLCGKSRDWYKALDCPSNCETLTILNVTPLEVEAHFSFERDLKADTFLVEPPSMRLKPNEKQKLSIWAYPTSAGLVEDKLVCRIKENPEPVVFPLCCQGVKVELRVSPKHVHFNRLLLHREDSKTLVLRNSTLLPVAWRLRGLENLGEDFSVSQREGIVGPRTEFDVHLYFKPTKALNIEKKIRLEVSDAENILGIVQAENIRISAEGYDVAPVIDIPKGAGGTVDFGVLKVLDDAKQVLTLRNKGKYEIAYSFQLKAAGTTIPDLASHFTIQPQKGLLAASGRPVQVQVFFHPKTEVNIEDKPILHYQVMEPSICGGGETVAVIPVRVSAKAVFSKYSIHPASLINFGAMVKGSRKTCTFMLENKGSLDFKFLIYRADQDASRLQEKSGCQMKSAHSGKSENLHQRTSSAKKSKRSLQKVASPSMQARVTLGMFTVYPGFGSIPPGGQQMITVDCSAGSLGTCEEHLRIDISDRDPQDNPLGIPYTLLAESCLPAFVVDDIESIFEEHRICSNVNLCQTPQTMRGKGVYVRDENKFIFTDVRVGHRATARFKIHNVNKVPCNVVLSIKPIAGEFHSPISDIFKVDPVRMCVPSCSHAFATVTFTPQMMQSYQCTFEASLDVLARSDWSPSKRGAQFPCPGTCCRPSRSLLCLSCSPAAIKAQSLTFRVSGDGTLPRVTVLRPVLHSKRGNPLLVFKKLLLGDSQKLPLVLHNGGTLPVQLTIDLLDEAGVFFLKARPTTQCVYQAGGVKEDSPAGERKPHTALLVLLRGELAEFDVLFKPTLAQRVEGRIHLSVVNNPYEETDIQLVGEGYEDDFTLDNIHGLVADSEEEENAEGNLEEDVIEAAARVNHIPFGDCHIGKPYSVTFTITNRSRTEAMRFEWLADTPFHFSPKVGHLHAGCAKAITVTLKSDVAVTFKMHPVKCKVARITFPLPPEQIKDWDDCLRTIKWVDTTMRGPGATWPVKKKVIETDPEPAHTVLEESSREVELCLSAVVDYAELKLDTDTIQCKETLPFQTRTFP from the exons ATGgcccctgcagcaggagaagccCTCAAGCACTTTGTCTTTGTTGTGCCAGAAGGCGCCACTGCAGAAGAAGACAAGAATGCTGCC ACCGCAGAGGAGCAGGTCGCCCCTGTGAGGAGCCAGTCGAGCGAGGAGAAAGCTGCGGGCAGCTGGGAGGCTGCGAGAGAGAAGCAGAGCTCCAGTCAGGGCAGGAGATGTCTCCAGGGGCTGGACAGGGAAGGACCCGTATCTTCTCCTGGGGCGCACCAAAGCGGCGAGGACACGGTCCCATCCCCGCCGAGACATGTCAG gctgagcagctgccGGTGGATAGTGCCTGCCCGCGGCGAGGTGGAACTGAAGGTCCACTTCAGCTCCACGGTGCTGGGCCAGTTTGAGCAGACGCTGCGTTTCGAGATCCTGGGGACAAAGCGACTGTaccagctgccctgcaggggCACCTGCCTGTACCCCACCATCAGCCAAGACCCACG GCTGGTGTTTCCCCACCGAAGGAAGAGCAAGGCAGACGACGACATTGTCTTCAAGCAGTATGTCACGGAGACGGGTGTCTTCCACTTTGGACCGCTGCTGTGTGGGAAGTCAAGAGACTG GTACAAGGCACTGGACTGTCCCAGCAACTGTGAGACGCTAACCATCCTCAACGTCACCCCCTTGGAAGTAGAGGCGCATTTCTCCTTTGAGCGCGATCTCAAGGCGGACACGTTCCTTGTAGAACCTCCCAGCATGAGGCTGAAACCGAACGAGAAGCAG AAGCTGAGCATTTGGGCGTACCCCACTTCAGCTGGTCTGGTGGAAGACAAGCTCGTCTGCCGCATTAAGGAGAACCCAGAGCCGGTGGTCttccccctgtgctgccaggggGTGAAGGTGGAGCTGAGGGTCAGCCCCAAGCACGTGCATTTcaacaggctgcttctgcacag ggaGGACAGCAAGACCCTGGTCCTGCGAAacagcaccctgctgcctgtggcctGGCGGCTCCGTGGGCTGGAAAACCTGGGCGAGGACTTCTCCGTGTCACAACGTGAGGGCATCGTTGGTCCGCGCACGGAGTTTGACGTGCATCTGTATTTCAAGCCCACAAAGGCTCTCAACATTGAGAAGAAGATCCGACTGGAG GTTTCAGATGCAGAAAACATCCTGGGGATTGTCCAGGCTGAAAATATCCGCATTTCTGCAGAGGGCTATGATGTTGCTCCAGTCATCGACATTCCTAAAG GTGCAGGTGGCACCGTGGATTTTGGAGTCCTGAAAGTCCTGGATGATGCGAAGCAAGTGCTGACTCTGAGGAACAAGGGGAAGTACGAGATTGCGTACAG tttccagCTGAAAGCTGCAGGCACCACCATACCAGACCTGGCAAGCCACTTCACTATCCAGCCGCAGAAGggcctgctggctgcctccgGGCGCCCTGTGCAGGTCCAGGTGTTCTTCCACCCCAAGACGGAAGTGAATATCGAGGACAAACCCATCCTGCACTACCAG gtgaTGGAGCCCAGCATCTGCGGAGGAGGCGAGACCGTCGCCGTCATCCCAGTGAGGGTGTCGGCGAAAGCTGTGTTCAGCAAGTACAGCATTCACCCCGCCTCGCTCATCAACTTCGGTGCCATGGTGAAGGGCAGCAGGAAAACCTGCACCTTCATGCTGGAGAACAAAGGCAGCCTTGACTTTAAATTCCTCATCTACCGAGCAGACCAGGACGCATCCCGATTGCAAGAGAAAAG TGGATGTCAAATGAAATCTGCCCACTCTGGCAAGAGTGAGAACTTACACCAAAGGACTTCCTCAGCCAAGAAAAGCAAGCGCTCGCTGCAGAAGGTTGCCAGCCCCTCCATGCAG GCTCGCGTCACTCTAGGCATGTTCACGGTGTACCCTGGCTTTGGTTCCATCCCTCCTGGGGGCCAGCAGATGATCACGGTGGATTGCTCTGCGGGATCACTGGGGACGTGCGAGGAGCACCTGCGCATCGATATCAGCGACAGAGACCCCCAGGACAATCCCCTCGGCATCCCCTATACCCTGCTGGCTGAGTCCTGCCTCCCAG CATTTGTGGTTGATGACATCGAGTCCATCTTTGAGGAGCATCGAATCTGCAGCAACGTCAACCTCTGCCAGACCCCGCAGACGATGCGAGGCAAGGGTGTGTATGTCAGAGATGAGAACAAGTTTATCTTCACCGACGTTCGGGTTGGGCACCGGGCCACAGCTCGCTTCAAGATCCACAATGTCAACAAAGTCCCCTGCAATGTGGTCCTTTCCATCAAACCCATCGCCGGTGAG TTTCACAGCCCCATCAGTGACATTTTCAAGGTGGATCCCGTTCGGATGTGCgtgcccagctgctcccacGCCTTTGCTACGGTGACCTTCACTCCACAGATGATGCAGAGCTACCAGTGCACTTTTGAGGCTTCCCTGGATGTCCTGGCGAG GAGCGACTGGAGCCCTTCTAAAAGAGGAGCCCAGTTCCCCTGTCCTGGGACGTGT TGCCGGCCGTCACGatctctcctctgcctttcctgcagccctgcagcaatTAAAGCGCAAAGCCTGACCTTCCGTGTCAGTGGAGATGGGACTCTGCCTCGGGTGACAGTCCTGCGCCCGGTACTTCACAGTAAGAGAGGGAACCCTCTGCTGGTCTTTAAgaagctgttgctgggtgattCACAAAAGCTCCCTCTGGTCCTTCATAATGGTGGCACCCTACCTGTCCAG TTGACGATAGACCTGTTGGATGAAGCGGgagttttcttcttgaaagcCAGGCCCACCACACAATGCGTCTACCAAGCTGGGGGCGTGAAGGAGGACTCTCCTGCAGGAG AGAGGAAGCCTCACACCGCTCTCCTGGTCCTGCTCCGTGGGGAATTAGCAGAGTTTGACGTGCTTTTCAAACCCACCCTGGCCCAACGTGTGGAAGGCAGGATCCACTTGTCGGTGGTGAACAACCCGTATGAGGAGACCGACATTCAGCTGGTGGGCGAAGGCTACGAGGATGACTTCACGCTAGATAACATCCACGGACTGGTGGCAgacagtgaggaggaggagaatgcTGAGGGCAATCTAGAGGAAGACGTAATTGAGG CAGCTGCCAGAGTGAATCACATCCCGTTCGGGGACTGTCACATCGGGAAACCCTACAGCGTGACCTTCACCATCACCAACCGCAGCAGGACGGAGGCGATGCGGTTTGAGTGGCTGGCAGACACCCCATTTCACTTCTCCCCCAAG GTGGGACACCTCCATGCTGGCTGTGCTAAGGCCATCACAGTGACCTTGAAATCGGATGTCGCGGTCACCTTCAAAATGCACCCTGTGAAGTGCAAGGTGGCTAGGATCACCTTCCCGCTGCCGCCGGAGCAGATTAAAGACTGGGATGACTGCCTGCGCACCATCAAGTGGGTGGATACCACCATGAGGGGCCCAGGAGCCACGTGGCCTGTGAAGAAGAAG GTGATCGAGACAGACCCAGAACCAGCTCACACTGTCCTGGAGGAGAGCAGCCGTGAGGTGGAGCTTTGCCTCAGTGCTGTTGTCGACTACGCTGAGCTCAAGCTGGATACGGACACGATTCAGTGCAAGGAGACCTTGCCCTTCCAGACGAGGACATTCCCGTGA